One genomic segment of Stigmatopora argus isolate UIUO_Sarg chromosome 3, RoL_Sarg_1.0, whole genome shotgun sequence includes these proteins:
- the bicd1a gene encoding protein bicaudal D homolog 1 isoform X1, producing MAASVEQYRAEVERLAQELSEANREKIRAAECGLVVLEENQTLKSKCAELECEQEALRKELEQLQEAFGQAYSNQRKVAEDGESNEETLLQESASKEAYYVSRLLELQTELTLSSSVTSNTRSENESLNAVLLEIRENNEMLELQRGRMREEIKEYKFRETRLLQDYTELEEENITLQKLVSTLKQNQVEYEGLKHEIKVLEEETVLLNSQLEDALRLKEISAAQLEEALDALKSEREQKNNLRKELAHHLSLSDSVFGAGAHIALTVTGVEGLKFPEELNASTNGGGGATVNGNDDDACRHNAHFQKLNGDYRAGRKGEGLHPVPDLFSELNLSEMQKLKTQLVQVECEKASLLMNLQESETHLQHALGALTEQSERVHRLTEHVNAIKHLNGGKELDDPRENSKSAVGALSPQANGHHDVDIHGFEALECKYKVAVTEVIELKTDLKALKEKYGHAVGEQTEGRDDDRVHALGEEVNHLESALREGRERVASLEADLRASTSATAESQGLLNTAQDDLVTFSEELAQLYHHVCLCNNETPNRVMLDYYRQSRVTRGSSLKGPEDPRALLSPRLARRLAAVSARFSSETQRSPTDSPSKDGQCGDMTSQATDCPAHQGSPTRNAAGSPVVSTSPSPATSEGGGDLRKEPMNIYNLNAIIRDQIKHLQRAVDRSLQLSRQRAAARELAPILDKDKELCLEEILKLKSLLSTKREQIATLRLVLKANKQTAEVALANLKSKYENEKTMVTETMMKLRNELKALKEDAATFSSLRAMFATRCDEYVIQLDDMQRQLAAAEDEKKTLNSLLRMAIQQKLALTQRLEDLEFDHEQVHRGRGAKVPKIKSSQPKFLVDRQQPAASISSLSAQLRRGTISLAYSPKFRADLQENKAVLSSSRSLPFSPRDLRNCPAHQPLPPGT from the exons ATGGCGGCCTCGGTCGAGCAGTACCGGGCCGAAGTGGAACGTCTGGCGCAGGAGCTGAGCGAAGCTAATCGGGAGAAGATCCGGGCTGCCGAGTGCGGGCTGGTTGTCCTGGAGGAGAACCAGACGCTGAAGAGCAAGTGTGCCGAACTGGAGTGCGAGCAGGAAGCTCTGAGGAAGGAGTTGGAACAATTGCAGGAG GCATTTGGCCAAGCATACAGCAACCAGCGGAAGGTGGCCGAGGACGGCGAGAGTAACGAGGAGACCCTGCTGCAGGAATCGGCTTCCAAGGAAGCGTATTACGTGTCTCGTCTTTTAGAGTTGCAGACAGAGCTGACCTTGAGTTCTTCTGTCACTTCCAACACGCGTTCAGAGAATGAGAGCCTGAATGCAGTCTTGTTGGAAATACGAGAG AATAATGAAATGCTGGAACTCCAGAGGGGTCGGATGAGGGAGGAGATCAAGGAGTATAAATTCCGAGAGACACGGCTGCTTCAGGATTACACGGAGCTGGAGGAGGAGAACATCACCTTGCAGAAATTGGTCTCTACGCTCAAGCAGAACCAG GTAGAGTATGAAGGTCTCAAGCACGAGATTAAGGTGCTGGAGGAAGAGACGGTCCTCCTCAACAGCCAACTTGAAGACGCTTTACGTCTGAAAGAAATCTCCGCGGCACAACTGGAGGAAGCCTTGGATGCCCTAAAGAGCGAACGTGAGCAAAAGAACAATCTACGCAAAGAGTTGGCCCATCACCTCAGCCTGAGTGACAGCGTCTTCGGGGCCGGCGCCCACATTGCCCTCACCGTCACTGGCGTGGAAGGCCTCAAGTTCCCAGAGGAGCTCAACGCCAGCaccaacggcggcggcggcgccaccGTCAACGGCAACGATGACGATGCTTGTCGGCACAACGCCCACTTTCAAAAACTGAATGGCGACTACCGTGCCGGGAGAAAGGGCGAGGGTCTGCATCCGGTACCGGATCTCTTCAGTGAACTCAATTTGTCGGAGATGCAAAAGTTGAAGACGCAACTTGTCCAG GTGGAGTGTGAGAAAGCATCCTTGCTCATGAACCTCCAGGAGTCCGAGACCCATCTACAGCATGCGCTAGGTGCCCTCACAGAGCAGAGTGAGCGCGTCCATCGCCTAACAGAGCACGTCAATGCCATAAAGCATCTCAATGGTGGCAAAGAGCTGGATGACCCTCGGGAAAATAGCAAATCTGCTGTTGGCGCCCTGTCGCCACAAGCAAACGGTCACCACGATGTTGACATACACGGATTTGAGGCCCTGGAGTGTAAATATAAGGTGGCAGTGACAGAGGTGATTGAGCTGAAAACAGATCTGAAGGCCTTAAAGGAGAAGTATGGCCATGCTGTGGGGGAGCAAACAGAAGGTCGCGATGATGACAGAGTACATGCGTTGGGCGAAGAG GTAAACCATTTGGAGAGCGCTTTACGGGAAGGCCGCGAAAGGGTAGCGAGCCTAGAGGCGGATTTACGAGCGTCGACGAGCGCCACTGCGGAGAGCCAAGGCCTGCTGAACACGGCACAAGATGACCTTGTGACCTTCAGCGAAGAGCTGGCGCAGCTGTACCACCACGTGTGTCTGTGCAATAACGAGACGCCCAACCGCGTCATGCTTGATTACTATCGCCAGAGCCGAGTCACTCGCGGCAGCAGCCTCAAAGGCCCCGAAGACCCCCGAGCTTTACTCTCCCCTCGCCTGGCACGACGCCTGGCCGCAGTTTCGGCACGCTTTTCCTCCGAGACTCAACGCAGTCCCACGGACTCGCCGTCCAAAGACGGCCAATGCGGCGATATGACCTCTCAGGCGACAGACTGTCCGGCTCACCAAGGTAGCCCCACCCGCAACGCCGCGGGCTCCCCCGTCGTCAGCACCTCCCCGTCACCAGCGACCTCCGAGGGAGGTGGAGACCTGCGCAAGGAGCCCATGAACATTTACAATTTAAACGCCATCATCAGAGACCAGATCAAGCACCTGCAGAGGGCTGTCGACCGCTCCCTGCAGCTGTCTAGGCAGAGGGCCGCCGCCAGAGAGCTCGCACCCATCCTGGATAAAGACAAGGAATTGTGTCTGGAGGAAATTCTCAAGCTCAAATCCCTTCTTAGCACCAAGCGAGAGCAGATAGCCACACTCAGACTGGTTTTGAAGGCCAATAAGCAG ACAGCAGAGGTGGCGCTGGCCAATCTCAAGAGCAagtatgaaaatgaaaagacGATGGTGACAGAAACGATGATGAAGCTCAGGAACGAGCTGAAGGCTCTCAAAGAAGATGCGGCGACCTTCTCCTCTCTCAGAGCAATGTTTGCCACCAG ATGCGACGAATATGTTATCCAACTGGATGATATGCAGAGGCAACTTGCAGCGGCGGAGGATGAAAAGAAGACATTAAACTCGCTCCTACGTATGGCAATCCAGCAGAAACTGGCCTTGACCCAACGACTGGAGGATCTGGAGTTTGACCATGAGCAGGTCCACCGTGGTCGTGGAGCTAAAGTGCCCAAGATTAAAAGCAGCCAGCCAAAA TTTCTTGTAGATCGTCAGCAGCCTGCTGCCTCAATATCGTCACTCTCCGCACAGCTAAGGCGAGGGACAATTTCTCTAGCCTACAG
- the bicd1a gene encoding protein bicaudal D homolog 1 isoform X2 produces the protein MAASVEQYRAEVERLAQELSEANREKIRAAECGLVVLEENQTLKSKCAELECEQEALRKELEQLQEAFGQAYSNQRKVAEDGESNEETLLQESASKEAYYVSRLLELQTELTLSSSVTSNTRSENESLNAVLLEIRENNEMLELQRGRMREEIKEYKFRETRLLQDYTELEEENITLQKLVSTLKQNQVEYEGLKHEIKVLEEETVLLNSQLEDALRLKEISAAQLEEALDALKSEREQKNNLRKELAHHLSLSDSVFGAGAHIALTVTGVEGLKFPEELNASTNGGGGATVNGNDDDACRHNAHFQKLNGDYRAGRKGEGLHPVPDLFSELNLSEMQKLKTQLVQVECEKASLLMNLQESETHLQHALGALTEQSERVHRLTEHVNAIKHLNGGKELDDPRENSKSAVGALSPQANGHHDVDIHGFEALECKYKVAVTEVIELKTDLKALKEKYGHAVGEQTEGRDDDRVHALGEEVNHLESALREGRERVASLEADLRASTSATAESQGLLNTAQDDLVTFSEELAQLYHHVCLCNNETPNRVMLDYYRQSRVTRGSSLKGPEDPRALLSPRLARRLAAVSARFSSETQRSPTDSPSKDGQCGDMTSQATDCPAHQGSPTRNAAGSPVVSTSPSPATSEGGGDLRKEPMNIYNLNAIIRDQIKHLQRAVDRSLQLSRQRAAARELAPILDKDKELCLEEILKLKSLLSTKREQIATLRLVLKANKQTAEVALANLKSKYENEKTMVTETMMKLRNELKALKEDAATFSSLRAMFATRCDEYVIQLDDMQRQLAAAEDEKKTLNSLLRMAIQQKLALTQRLEDLEFDHEQVHRGRGAKVPKIKSSQPKIVSSLLPQYRHSPHS, from the exons ATGGCGGCCTCGGTCGAGCAGTACCGGGCCGAAGTGGAACGTCTGGCGCAGGAGCTGAGCGAAGCTAATCGGGAGAAGATCCGGGCTGCCGAGTGCGGGCTGGTTGTCCTGGAGGAGAACCAGACGCTGAAGAGCAAGTGTGCCGAACTGGAGTGCGAGCAGGAAGCTCTGAGGAAGGAGTTGGAACAATTGCAGGAG GCATTTGGCCAAGCATACAGCAACCAGCGGAAGGTGGCCGAGGACGGCGAGAGTAACGAGGAGACCCTGCTGCAGGAATCGGCTTCCAAGGAAGCGTATTACGTGTCTCGTCTTTTAGAGTTGCAGACAGAGCTGACCTTGAGTTCTTCTGTCACTTCCAACACGCGTTCAGAGAATGAGAGCCTGAATGCAGTCTTGTTGGAAATACGAGAG AATAATGAAATGCTGGAACTCCAGAGGGGTCGGATGAGGGAGGAGATCAAGGAGTATAAATTCCGAGAGACACGGCTGCTTCAGGATTACACGGAGCTGGAGGAGGAGAACATCACCTTGCAGAAATTGGTCTCTACGCTCAAGCAGAACCAG GTAGAGTATGAAGGTCTCAAGCACGAGATTAAGGTGCTGGAGGAAGAGACGGTCCTCCTCAACAGCCAACTTGAAGACGCTTTACGTCTGAAAGAAATCTCCGCGGCACAACTGGAGGAAGCCTTGGATGCCCTAAAGAGCGAACGTGAGCAAAAGAACAATCTACGCAAAGAGTTGGCCCATCACCTCAGCCTGAGTGACAGCGTCTTCGGGGCCGGCGCCCACATTGCCCTCACCGTCACTGGCGTGGAAGGCCTCAAGTTCCCAGAGGAGCTCAACGCCAGCaccaacggcggcggcggcgccaccGTCAACGGCAACGATGACGATGCTTGTCGGCACAACGCCCACTTTCAAAAACTGAATGGCGACTACCGTGCCGGGAGAAAGGGCGAGGGTCTGCATCCGGTACCGGATCTCTTCAGTGAACTCAATTTGTCGGAGATGCAAAAGTTGAAGACGCAACTTGTCCAG GTGGAGTGTGAGAAAGCATCCTTGCTCATGAACCTCCAGGAGTCCGAGACCCATCTACAGCATGCGCTAGGTGCCCTCACAGAGCAGAGTGAGCGCGTCCATCGCCTAACAGAGCACGTCAATGCCATAAAGCATCTCAATGGTGGCAAAGAGCTGGATGACCCTCGGGAAAATAGCAAATCTGCTGTTGGCGCCCTGTCGCCACAAGCAAACGGTCACCACGATGTTGACATACACGGATTTGAGGCCCTGGAGTGTAAATATAAGGTGGCAGTGACAGAGGTGATTGAGCTGAAAACAGATCTGAAGGCCTTAAAGGAGAAGTATGGCCATGCTGTGGGGGAGCAAACAGAAGGTCGCGATGATGACAGAGTACATGCGTTGGGCGAAGAG GTAAACCATTTGGAGAGCGCTTTACGGGAAGGCCGCGAAAGGGTAGCGAGCCTAGAGGCGGATTTACGAGCGTCGACGAGCGCCACTGCGGAGAGCCAAGGCCTGCTGAACACGGCACAAGATGACCTTGTGACCTTCAGCGAAGAGCTGGCGCAGCTGTACCACCACGTGTGTCTGTGCAATAACGAGACGCCCAACCGCGTCATGCTTGATTACTATCGCCAGAGCCGAGTCACTCGCGGCAGCAGCCTCAAAGGCCCCGAAGACCCCCGAGCTTTACTCTCCCCTCGCCTGGCACGACGCCTGGCCGCAGTTTCGGCACGCTTTTCCTCCGAGACTCAACGCAGTCCCACGGACTCGCCGTCCAAAGACGGCCAATGCGGCGATATGACCTCTCAGGCGACAGACTGTCCGGCTCACCAAGGTAGCCCCACCCGCAACGCCGCGGGCTCCCCCGTCGTCAGCACCTCCCCGTCACCAGCGACCTCCGAGGGAGGTGGAGACCTGCGCAAGGAGCCCATGAACATTTACAATTTAAACGCCATCATCAGAGACCAGATCAAGCACCTGCAGAGGGCTGTCGACCGCTCCCTGCAGCTGTCTAGGCAGAGGGCCGCCGCCAGAGAGCTCGCACCCATCCTGGATAAAGACAAGGAATTGTGTCTGGAGGAAATTCTCAAGCTCAAATCCCTTCTTAGCACCAAGCGAGAGCAGATAGCCACACTCAGACTGGTTTTGAAGGCCAATAAGCAG ACAGCAGAGGTGGCGCTGGCCAATCTCAAGAGCAagtatgaaaatgaaaagacGATGGTGACAGAAACGATGATGAAGCTCAGGAACGAGCTGAAGGCTCTCAAAGAAGATGCGGCGACCTTCTCCTCTCTCAGAGCAATGTTTGCCACCAG ATGCGACGAATATGTTATCCAACTGGATGATATGCAGAGGCAACTTGCAGCGGCGGAGGATGAAAAGAAGACATTAAACTCGCTCCTACGTATGGCAATCCAGCAGAAACTGGCCTTGACCCAACGACTGGAGGATCTGGAGTTTGACCATGAGCAGGTCCACCGTGGTCGTGGAGCTAAAGTGCCCAAGATTAAAAGCAGCCAGCCAAAA ATCGTCAGCAGCCTGCTGCCTCAATATCGTCACTCTCCGCACAGCTAA
- the bicd1a gene encoding protein bicaudal D homolog 1 isoform X3, giving the protein MAASVEQYRAEVERLAQELSEANREKIRAAECGLVVLEENQTLKSKCAELECEQEALRKELEQLQEAFGQAYSNQRKVAEDGESNEETLLQESASKEAYYVSRLLELQTELTLSSSVTSNTRSENESLNAVLLEIRENNEMLELQRGRMREEIKEYKFRETRLLQDYTELEEENITLQKLVSTLKQNQVEYEGLKHEIKVLEEETVLLNSQLEDALRLKEISAAQLEEALDALKSEREQKNNLRKELAHHLSLSDSVFGAGAHIALTVTGVEGLKFPEELNASTNGGGGATVNGNDDDACRHNAHFQKLNGDYRAGRKGEGLHPVPDLFSELNLSEMQKLKTQLVQVECEKASLLMNLQESETHLQHALGALTEQSERVHRLTEHVNAIKHLNGGKELDDPRENSKSAVGALSPQANGHHDVDIHGFEALECKYKVAVTEVIELKTDLKALKEKYGHAVGEQTEGRDDDRVHALGEEVNHLESALREGRERVASLEADLRASTSATAESQGLLNTAQDDLVTFSEELAQLYHHVCLCNNETPNRVMLDYYRQSRVTRGSSLKGPEDPRALLSPRLARRLAAVSARFSSETQRSPTDSPSKDGQCGDMTSQATDCPAHQGSPTRNAAGSPVVSTSPSPATSEGGGDLRKEPMNIYNLNAIIRDQIKHLQRAVDRSLQLSRQRAAARELAPILDKDKELCLEEILKLKSLLSTKREQIATLRLVLKANKQTAEVALANLKSKYENEKTMVTETMMKLRNELKALKEDAATFSSLRAMFATRCDEYVIQLDDMQRQLAAAEDEKKTLNSLLRMAIQQKLALTQRLEDLEFDHEQVHRGRGAKVPKIKSSQPKS; this is encoded by the exons ATGGCGGCCTCGGTCGAGCAGTACCGGGCCGAAGTGGAACGTCTGGCGCAGGAGCTGAGCGAAGCTAATCGGGAGAAGATCCGGGCTGCCGAGTGCGGGCTGGTTGTCCTGGAGGAGAACCAGACGCTGAAGAGCAAGTGTGCCGAACTGGAGTGCGAGCAGGAAGCTCTGAGGAAGGAGTTGGAACAATTGCAGGAG GCATTTGGCCAAGCATACAGCAACCAGCGGAAGGTGGCCGAGGACGGCGAGAGTAACGAGGAGACCCTGCTGCAGGAATCGGCTTCCAAGGAAGCGTATTACGTGTCTCGTCTTTTAGAGTTGCAGACAGAGCTGACCTTGAGTTCTTCTGTCACTTCCAACACGCGTTCAGAGAATGAGAGCCTGAATGCAGTCTTGTTGGAAATACGAGAG AATAATGAAATGCTGGAACTCCAGAGGGGTCGGATGAGGGAGGAGATCAAGGAGTATAAATTCCGAGAGACACGGCTGCTTCAGGATTACACGGAGCTGGAGGAGGAGAACATCACCTTGCAGAAATTGGTCTCTACGCTCAAGCAGAACCAG GTAGAGTATGAAGGTCTCAAGCACGAGATTAAGGTGCTGGAGGAAGAGACGGTCCTCCTCAACAGCCAACTTGAAGACGCTTTACGTCTGAAAGAAATCTCCGCGGCACAACTGGAGGAAGCCTTGGATGCCCTAAAGAGCGAACGTGAGCAAAAGAACAATCTACGCAAAGAGTTGGCCCATCACCTCAGCCTGAGTGACAGCGTCTTCGGGGCCGGCGCCCACATTGCCCTCACCGTCACTGGCGTGGAAGGCCTCAAGTTCCCAGAGGAGCTCAACGCCAGCaccaacggcggcggcggcgccaccGTCAACGGCAACGATGACGATGCTTGTCGGCACAACGCCCACTTTCAAAAACTGAATGGCGACTACCGTGCCGGGAGAAAGGGCGAGGGTCTGCATCCGGTACCGGATCTCTTCAGTGAACTCAATTTGTCGGAGATGCAAAAGTTGAAGACGCAACTTGTCCAG GTGGAGTGTGAGAAAGCATCCTTGCTCATGAACCTCCAGGAGTCCGAGACCCATCTACAGCATGCGCTAGGTGCCCTCACAGAGCAGAGTGAGCGCGTCCATCGCCTAACAGAGCACGTCAATGCCATAAAGCATCTCAATGGTGGCAAAGAGCTGGATGACCCTCGGGAAAATAGCAAATCTGCTGTTGGCGCCCTGTCGCCACAAGCAAACGGTCACCACGATGTTGACATACACGGATTTGAGGCCCTGGAGTGTAAATATAAGGTGGCAGTGACAGAGGTGATTGAGCTGAAAACAGATCTGAAGGCCTTAAAGGAGAAGTATGGCCATGCTGTGGGGGAGCAAACAGAAGGTCGCGATGATGACAGAGTACATGCGTTGGGCGAAGAG GTAAACCATTTGGAGAGCGCTTTACGGGAAGGCCGCGAAAGGGTAGCGAGCCTAGAGGCGGATTTACGAGCGTCGACGAGCGCCACTGCGGAGAGCCAAGGCCTGCTGAACACGGCACAAGATGACCTTGTGACCTTCAGCGAAGAGCTGGCGCAGCTGTACCACCACGTGTGTCTGTGCAATAACGAGACGCCCAACCGCGTCATGCTTGATTACTATCGCCAGAGCCGAGTCACTCGCGGCAGCAGCCTCAAAGGCCCCGAAGACCCCCGAGCTTTACTCTCCCCTCGCCTGGCACGACGCCTGGCCGCAGTTTCGGCACGCTTTTCCTCCGAGACTCAACGCAGTCCCACGGACTCGCCGTCCAAAGACGGCCAATGCGGCGATATGACCTCTCAGGCGACAGACTGTCCGGCTCACCAAGGTAGCCCCACCCGCAACGCCGCGGGCTCCCCCGTCGTCAGCACCTCCCCGTCACCAGCGACCTCCGAGGGAGGTGGAGACCTGCGCAAGGAGCCCATGAACATTTACAATTTAAACGCCATCATCAGAGACCAGATCAAGCACCTGCAGAGGGCTGTCGACCGCTCCCTGCAGCTGTCTAGGCAGAGGGCCGCCGCCAGAGAGCTCGCACCCATCCTGGATAAAGACAAGGAATTGTGTCTGGAGGAAATTCTCAAGCTCAAATCCCTTCTTAGCACCAAGCGAGAGCAGATAGCCACACTCAGACTGGTTTTGAAGGCCAATAAGCAG ACAGCAGAGGTGGCGCTGGCCAATCTCAAGAGCAagtatgaaaatgaaaagacGATGGTGACAGAAACGATGATGAAGCTCAGGAACGAGCTGAAGGCTCTCAAAGAAGATGCGGCGACCTTCTCCTCTCTCAGAGCAATGTTTGCCACCAG ATGCGACGAATATGTTATCCAACTGGATGATATGCAGAGGCAACTTGCAGCGGCGGAGGATGAAAAGAAGACATTAAACTCGCTCCTACGTATGGCAATCCAGCAGAAACTGGCCTTGACCCAACGACTGGAGGATCTGGAGTTTGACCATGAGCAGGTCCACCGTGGTCGTGGAGCTAAAGTGCCCAAGATTAAAAGCAGCCAGCCAAAA